In the genome of Quercus robur chromosome 3, dhQueRobu3.1, whole genome shotgun sequence, one region contains:
- the LOC126719886 gene encoding uncharacterized protein LOC126719886 — protein sequence MDLVDWHSPILMVITETRMSGARADEIIKALPFDGYAVADTIGFAGGIWLLWRTDLVHVEVLAATEQEIHALIQVRSQSFSWLISAIYASPRFEERCILWNNLKILANMHDLPWALMGDFNEVLAVEEKYGGNPICQRRGRAIKECMDECRMMDLGYTVVRDARADSEGDLAEAISNFKTKAQNWNRELSEEYNLILELEEELWAMKSRTSWIISGERNTTYFHISALNRRSKNRIICVQNSEGEWCRNLEELKEIFNSSFKKLYQSEQVFCPITTQWSSDWCAKLSQEEAGSLTNIPSDGEIWNALKTMKPYKAPGIDGLHAGFFQRFWLVVGESVKREVKEVFSR from the exons ATGGATTTGGTGGATTGGCATTCACCAATACTCATGGTGATCACGGAAACTAGAATGAGTGGTGCAAGGGCTGATGAGATTATAAAGGCTCTGCCTTTTGATGGGTATGCGGTGGCAGATACAATTGGGTTTGCTGGAGGAATTTGGCTGCTATGGCGAACTGACTTGGTGCATGTTGAAGTCCTGGCAGCTACTGAGCAGGAGATTCATGCGCTAATTCAGGTAAGATCTCAATCTTTTAGCTGGTTAATTAGTGCtatttatgctagtcctagaTTTGAAGAACGTTGCATTCTGTGGAATAACCTTAAGATTTTAGCTAATATGCATGACCTACCTTGGGCACTTatgggtgattttaatgaagttTTGGCTGTTGAAGAGAAGTATGGGGGGAACCCGATTTGCCAGAGAAGAGGTAGAGCTATAAAGGAGTGTATGGATGAATGCAGAATGATGGATCTTGGCTATACAG TGGTGAGGGATGCTCGGGCGGATAGTGAGGGTGATCTTGCTGAAGCTATTTCTaatttcaaaactaaagcaCAAAATTGGAATAGAGAG CTGTCAGAGGAGTACAATTTAATTCTTGAGCTTGAAGAAGAGCTGTGGGCCATGAAATCCAGAACCAGTTGGATAATTTCGGGGGAGAGAAATACAACATACTTTCATATTTCTGCGCTCAATAGGAGAAGTAAGAATAGAATCATCTGTGTCCAAAACAGTGAGGGTGAATGGTGTCGTAATCTAGAGGAACTTAAAGAAATTTTCAACTCAAGCTTCAAGAAGCTTTATCAGTCAGAGCAAGTTTTTTGTCCTATTACTACGCAATGGAGCTCGGATTGGTGTGCTAAGCTTAGTCAAGAAGAAGCTGGTAGCTTAACCAACATTCCCTCGGATGGGGAAATATGGAATGCCCTAAAAACTATGAAGCCTTACAAAGCTCCTGGTATTGATGGGCTACATGCTGGATTCTTTCAAAGGTTTTGGTTGGTGGTTGGAGAATCAGTAAAAAGAGAGGTTAAGGAAGTATTCTCAAGGTAG